The Balneola sp. DNA segment TGTTGAATTAATCCTTCTTCTAGGAATTTTTATCACGAGAATAGAGTGGAATATTCAATGTTGAATCACGATTATTTGAGAATCAACGATCAAAAGTACCACTTATGAAAAAGACCATTCTTCTTTCACTAGCAGGAGCATTCCTTCTATCAATTACTGCTTATGCCCAACCTCAATTCAAAGCCTTATTATTTACTAAGACAGATGGATGGCATCATCGCTCCATTAACGAAGGGGTGGATGCAATCCGTTATTTGGGAGAACGGCATCAATTTCAGGTAGATTGGGAAGAAATGGCTTGGAGGTTTACAGATGAAAACCTTGAACAGTACGATGTAATCATCTTTTTGAGCACAACAGGAGATGTACTAAATGATGAGCAACAAGCGGCTATGGAGCGGTTCATTCAATCAGGAAAAGGATTTGTTGGTATACATGCTGCATCAGATACCGAATATGAATGGGAATGGTTTACCCAGCTTGTAGGTCGGATGTTTGTAATTCACCCGGCAAATCAGACGGCAAGATTATACGTCGAAGACCGGAACTTCCCAGGGATGGAGCGTTTGCCCGATTCTTTCTTATTTACCGATGAGTGGTACACCTTCACAGAAGAAAAGGTAGAAGGGCTAAACTATTTGCTTACCATCGATGAAGATTCTTATGACCCAAGTGCAGACTGGGGTGAAAAGAAAAGTGACGGAATGGGCGACTTTCACCCTATTTCCTGGTATCACGAATTTGACGGGGGTCGTTCTTTCTATACAGCAATGGGTCATATGGAAAAAACCTATGATGATTGGTTATTTCTGGATCATTTATTTGGGGGGATATACTGGGCTGCTACCGGGAAGGGAATACCGGGCGATGAATGAGGAGCATTGAATAAGAGTGTTTCTGGCAAAGATAGTTAATGGTTAATGGTTATTGGAAAAGCAATTCCCCAATAACCATTAACTATCTCGTTCCATCCTTATTCTCGTATCGACCACTTTCAACAACTGTTTTTCCCTTAATCGACCAGTTGTACAGGTAGCAGGAAGCCTTTAATTCGGTATCACCCATTTGAACAGGGATGACTTCACGAACATACTCGTTGGGTTGCTCAAACTGTTTTCCAACTCCTTCGAAATGATCCAGATATGCAACCAGTTCCGCTTCATTTTTCTCGATTTTATAAACCTCTCCATAAACATTCATCTCTGAATCTTCTTCATAAAGAGCACCCGGATAACTTCCTATATCAATTAGTTGTCCGGGGAAATAACCTTCTCCTAACAAAGAGCAATTCTTACGAATGAACTTTGCTGGTTCATTCTCATATGTGGACTTGAGCAGGCCGTAAACGAAGATGTATGAATTCATGACTATTTTTTCCTGAAAATAAAAAAGGGAACAGGTACGACCTATTCCCTTTAAGAGAAATAAGGATATTCTTATTTATTCAACAATAAGCTTTCCCTGCATTAATGCATAGTGTCCGGGGAAGCTGCAAATGAAGGTATACTCTCCGGCAGCAGGTGCTGTAAATTCGATGGTAGTTTCTTCACCACCACCAATCAAAGATGTATATGCGATTGCTTCGTCACCTTCAGGGATGTACTCAGTGTCTCTTGCTCTAATTGCTTTAGTAGCATAAGTAGCTACATCAGTTCCTTGTGCCAGTAGAACCCAGTTATGGCCCATAGCTGCTTTAGGGAGTTGTCCAACATGTTTTAGAGTAAGAACAATGGTGTCTCCTTCTTTCACTTTAATTTCGGAAAGGTTGAACTTCATTTGATCTGTTCCTTCAATTGTGATTTCTACTTTGTCGTTAGAAGAAACAGGTACCTCGTTATTAGAAATGGCTGTATTACTTACAAAAAGAAGCATCAGCACAGATAAAATAATATTCATAGTAACAGTGATGATTAATTGATTTTTTTATCGACAAAAGTTCTTCGTTCTATATGAAGATAAT contains these protein-coding regions:
- a CDS encoding ThuA domain-containing protein, producing MKKTILLSLAGAFLLSITAYAQPQFKALLFTKTDGWHHRSINEGVDAIRYLGERHQFQVDWEEMAWRFTDENLEQYDVIIFLSTTGDVLNDEQQAAMERFIQSGKGFVGIHAASDTEYEWEWFTQLVGRMFVIHPANQTARLYVEDRNFPGMERLPDSFLFTDEWYTFTEEKVEGLNYLLTIDEDSYDPSADWGEKKSDGMGDFHPISWYHEFDGGRSFYTAMGHMEKTYDDWLFLDHLFGGIYWAATGKGIPGDE
- a CDS encoding gamma-glutamylcyclotransferase; its protein translation is MNSYIFVYGLLKSTYENEPAKFIRKNCSLLGEGYFPGQLIDIGSYPGALYEEDSEMNVYGEVYKIEKNEAELVAYLDHFEGVGKQFEQPNEYVREVIPVQMGDTELKASCYLYNWSIKGKTVVESGRYENKDGTR
- the azu gene encoding azurin, whose protein sequence is MNIILSVLMLLFVSNTAISNNEVPVSSNDKVEITIEGTDQMKFNLSEIKVKEGDTIVLTLKHVGQLPKAAMGHNWVLLAQGTDVATYATKAIRARDTEYIPEGDEAIAYTSLIGGGEETTIEFTAPAAGEYTFICSFPGHYALMQGKLIVE